The Halococcus agarilyticus genome includes a region encoding these proteins:
- a CDS encoding helix-turn-helix domain-containing protein produces the protein MSVIAEFSLAPGKLSFATALSAAPSVEFEIEREYGTRSAMPVVFCWARGGDLAAFEHGLERDETVTDVERLSDPGDRRLYRMRLTGAAAVVTYDAWVEQGAARLEMRYADGRWHARMRFPDRETLSAFTEFCADHDLDFRLDRLYDADASDGSPRDGLTSCQRETLQLAHERGYFDVPRDATLGDLADELGVSNQAVSERLRRGCARLVGNLFG, from the coding sequence ATGAGCGTCATCGCCGAGTTCAGCCTCGCGCCGGGAAAGCTCTCGTTCGCGACGGCGCTCTCGGCTGCGCCGTCGGTCGAGTTCGAGATCGAGCGCGAGTACGGCACTCGGTCGGCGATGCCCGTGGTGTTCTGCTGGGCGCGCGGCGGGGATCTCGCTGCCTTCGAACACGGGCTGGAGCGCGACGAGACCGTCACCGACGTCGAGCGGCTGAGCGATCCGGGCGACCGGCGACTCTACCGGATGCGACTGACCGGCGCGGCCGCCGTCGTGACCTACGATGCGTGGGTCGAGCAAGGTGCCGCACGGCTCGAGATGCGCTACGCCGATGGCCGGTGGCACGCCAGAATGCGCTTTCCCGATCGGGAGACCCTGAGCGCGTTCACCGAGTTCTGTGCCGATCACGACCTCGACTTCCGGCTCGACCGGCTGTACGACGCCGACGCCAGCGACGGATCGCCACGGGACGGACTCACGTCCTGCCAGCGTGAAACCCTGCAGCTGGCCCACGAGCGGGGCTACTTCGACGTCCCCCGGGACGCGACCCTCGGGGATCTCGCGGACGAGCTGGGCGTCTCGAACCAGGCGGTCTCCGAACGGCTCCGACGCGGCTGCGCACGCCTCGTCGGCAACCTGTTCGGGTAG
- a CDS encoding Lrp/AsnC family transcriptional regulator, with protein sequence MDEKSLRILSAIAKQKTGSPDRIAESTGIPKSTVHYRIQQLKEADVIENDLFDVDLEAVGLSITLFSEVRAEFEEGYHETVGDELAEIEGVNQVYFTLGDTDFVVIAHLASRQEVERLVEAFEGIPAVERTSSKFVITTVKDESDPIADYETETLVDLLGESGDT encoded by the coding sequence ATCGACGAGAAGAGCCTCCGCATCCTGAGCGCGATCGCGAAGCAAAAGACCGGCAGTCCGGATCGGATCGCCGAGAGCACGGGGATCCCGAAATCGACCGTCCACTACCGGATCCAGCAGCTCAAGGAGGCGGACGTGATCGAGAACGACCTGTTCGATGTGGACCTCGAAGCGGTCGGTCTCTCGATCACTCTCTTCTCGGAGGTGCGGGCCGAGTTCGAGGAGGGGTATCACGAGACCGTCGGCGACGAACTCGCCGAGATCGAGGGCGTGAACCAGGTCTACTTCACGCTCGGCGACACCGATTTCGTCGTCATCGCACATCTCGCCTCCCGCCAGGAGGTCGAGCGCCTCGTCGAGGCGTTCGAGGGCATCCCCGCGGTCGAGCGCACCAGCTCGAAGTTCGTCATCACCACCGTGAAAGACGAGTCGGACCCGATCGCCGACTACGAGACCGAGACCCTGGTCGACCTCCTCGGGGAGTCGGGCGACACCTGA
- a CDS encoding YkgJ family cysteine cluster protein: MNEPRRVEVHPGCEAVVAFDPALTFECVDSCTWCCHHGVLLYDHDLLGLAQRASLNDATTTAHGEQFVRREEKDRDDHTGDDGAACYFLGEDGLCALHAEHDWKPARCSVFPLEVHYEDGEIRVTVRDEAEEHCEGLDVSERRVIDNLDAFLPEVLWSLDNPETKIEL, translated from the coding sequence GTGAACGAGCCACGCCGCGTCGAGGTCCACCCCGGCTGTGAGGCGGTCGTGGCGTTCGATCCCGCCCTCACCTTCGAGTGTGTCGACTCGTGTACGTGGTGCTGTCACCACGGCGTGTTGCTCTACGATCACGACCTCCTCGGCCTCGCCCAGCGCGCGTCCCTCAACGACGCCACCACGACCGCCCACGGCGAGCAGTTCGTCCGCCGCGAGGAAAAGGACAGAGACGACCACACTGGCGACGACGGCGCGGCGTGTTACTTCCTCGGCGAGGACGGCCTGTGTGCGCTCCACGCCGAGCACGACTGGAAGCCCGCGCGGTGTTCGGTGTTCCCACTCGAAGTCCACTACGAGGACGGCGAGATCCGCGTGACGGTGCGCGACGAGGCCGAAGAGCACTGCGAGGGTCTCGACGTGAGCGAGCGCCGCGTGATCGACAACCTCGACGCCTTCCTCCCCGAAGTCCTCTGGTCGCTCGACAACCCCGAGACGAAGATCGAGCTGTAG
- a CDS encoding SDR family oxidoreductase yields MDDTTALVTGISRGIGAALARRFVAEGAHVVGCARDADALDTLAEGIRADHGTDGAGGITVQRADVRDEYDVERLAETAAGAGDTGEIGLVVANAGVYHGSPGETRLDGESYAAVDEHLRTNARGVFSTVRESLPHLATDARVLVPSGSVAREAQSGMGSYAVSKAAAEALARGFATEIDHPVGVVDPGQVATDLAGEQGRDPEEIAEMFVWAASEVEPDDLDGEIVDLRAWRQAIR; encoded by the coding sequence ATGGACGACACCACCGCACTCGTCACCGGGATCAGTCGCGGGATCGGCGCGGCACTCGCGCGACGGTTCGTCGCCGAGGGCGCACACGTCGTCGGCTGTGCACGCGACGCCGACGCGCTCGACACGCTCGCCGAGGGGATACGGGCGGACCACGGCACGGACGGCGCGGGCGGAATCACCGTCCAGCGCGCGGACGTTCGAGACGAGTACGACGTCGAGCGACTCGCGGAGACCGCCGCCGGGGCCGGCGACACCGGCGAAATCGGTCTCGTGGTGGCGAACGCGGGCGTCTATCACGGCTCGCCGGGGGAGACGCGACTCGACGGGGAGAGCTACGCCGCGGTCGACGAGCACCTCCGAACCAACGCGCGGGGGGTGTTTTCGACCGTGCGGGAGTCGCTGCCCCATCTCGCGACCGACGCCCGTGTCCTGGTGCCCTCGGGGTCGGTCGCCCGCGAGGCACAGTCCGGAATGGGCTCGTACGCCGTCTCGAAGGCCGCGGCGGAGGCGCTTGCACGCGGGTTCGCGACCGAGATCGACCACCCCGTAGGTGTCGTCGATCCAGGCCAGGTCGCGACCGACCTCGCTGGCGAGCAGGGACGCGATCCCGAGGAGATCGCGGAGATGTTCGTCTGGGCGGCGAGCGAGGTCGAACCGGACGACCTCGACGGCGAGATCGTCGACCTCCGCGCGTGGCGGCAGGCGATCCGCTGA
- a CDS encoding prenyltransferase, with product MSVGERVRRTVGRLGALAPPESTWIGYLLRLSRPRFWLYLAGPVIVGVVYAADTPADLFSPVALALFVYFLVPANVFLYGVNDVFDADIDAANPKKDDREVRYSGDRGVFWAVLASGLLGLAFVPVLSASALVAFATFGFLAVAYSAPPLRFKTTPPLDSVSNGLYVLPGVVGYIAVADAVPPLAAVLGGWLWTMGMHTFSAIPDIEPDRRAGIRTTATALGERRTYAYCGACWLAAAILFFVVHPFFTLLLLAYPVLVFAIARSSVAVERAYWWYPAVNTLVGTIMTLGGLWALIYGG from the coding sequence ATGAGCGTCGGCGAGCGCGTCCGCCGGACGGTCGGCCGGCTCGGAGCGCTCGCACCGCCCGAATCGACGTGGATCGGGTATCTCCTCCGGCTCTCGCGCCCGCGATTCTGGCTCTACCTCGCCGGCCCGGTGATCGTCGGCGTGGTCTACGCCGCCGACACACCTGCCGACCTCTTCTCACCCGTCGCCCTCGCGCTGTTCGTGTACTTCCTCGTCCCCGCCAACGTCTTCCTCTACGGCGTCAACGACGTGTTCGACGCCGACATCGACGCCGCAAACCCGAAGAAGGACGACCGTGAGGTGCGCTACTCGGGCGATCGCGGGGTGTTCTGGGCGGTGCTCGCGAGCGGCCTCCTCGGGTTGGCGTTCGTTCCCGTCCTCTCCGCGAGCGCGCTCGTGGCGTTCGCCACCTTCGGCTTCCTCGCGGTCGCGTACAGCGCACCGCCGCTCCGGTTCAAGACGACCCCGCCGCTCGACTCGGTTTCGAACGGGCTGTACGTCCTCCCGGGGGTCGTCGGCTACATCGCCGTCGCTGACGCCGTGCCGCCGCTTGCCGCCGTGCTCGGCGGCTGGCTGTGGACGATGGGGATGCACACGTTCTCCGCGATTCCCGACATCGAGCCCGATCGCCGGGCAGGTATCAGGACGACTGCAACGGCATTGGGCGAGCGCCGAACCTACGCCTACTGCGGGGCGTGTTGGCTCGCAGCGGCGATCCTGTTCTTCGTCGTCCACCCGTTCTTCACCCTGCTCCTGCTCGCGTACCCCGTCCTGGTGTTCGCGATCGCGCGGTCGTCGGTCGCGGTCGAGCGCGCGTACTGGTGGTATCCCGCGGTAAACACGCTCGTCGGAACGATCATGACTCTCGGCGGTCTCTGGGCGCTGATCTATGGCGGCTGA
- the cruF gene encoding bisanhydrobacterioruberin hydratase produces the protein MAAETAPRRRIEARLDDLVADNRFTIAVVFPVVGALLLLASAEALVGPPLRYNPLLILLGTLVMRLPLVAGLAPVLDRRASLGLAVLVAYAFGIELIGVTTGWPYGAFEYTVTLGPMLAGVPLGLPVFFLPLVLNSYLLCLLVLGDAAGRRAIRLVAVIATVLLVDLVLDPGAVAIGFWSYGEGVYYGVPVSNYLGWVLSATVTVFVLDLAFDRTALRARLDECGFMLDDLVSFVVLWGGINAYFGNWVPVGLALVLAGGLVRTDRFDFAVGSIADSRS, from the coding sequence ATGGCGGCTGAGACCGCGCCCCGACGCCGGATCGAGGCACGGCTCGACGACCTCGTCGCCGACAACCGCTTCACGATCGCGGTGGTGTTCCCGGTCGTCGGCGCACTCCTCCTGCTCGCGAGCGCCGAGGCCCTCGTCGGCCCACCGCTGCGCTACAACCCCCTCCTCATCCTGCTCGGGACGCTCGTGATGCGTCTTCCGCTCGTTGCGGGGCTCGCGCCGGTACTCGATCGCCGGGCGTCGCTCGGGCTCGCCGTGCTCGTCGCCTACGCCTTCGGGATCGAACTGATCGGCGTGACGACGGGCTGGCCCTACGGCGCGTTCGAGTACACCGTCACGCTCGGGCCGATGCTGGCGGGAGTCCCGCTCGGCCTCCCGGTTTTCTTCCTGCCGCTCGTCCTGAACAGCTACCTGCTCTGTCTGCTCGTGCTCGGCGACGCGGCCGGACGACGCGCGATCCGCCTCGTCGCGGTGATCGCGACGGTGCTCCTCGTGGATCTCGTGCTCGATCCGGGCGCGGTCGCGATCGGCTTTTGGAGCTACGGTGAGGGGGTCTACTACGGCGTTCCCGTCTCGAACTACCTCGGGTGGGTGCTGTCGGCCACGGTTACAGTGTTCGTGCTCGATCTCGCCTTCGATCGCACGGCGCTGCGCGCTCGACTCGACGAGTGTGGGTTCATGCTCGACGATCTCGTGAGCTTCGTCGTTCTCTGGGGCGGGATCAACGCCTACTTCGGCAACTGGGTGCCGGTCGGCCTCGCGCTCGTCCTCGCTGGTGGCCTGGTCAGAACCGATCGGTTCGATTTCGCCGTCGGATCGATCGCCGATTCACGATCCTGA
- a CDS encoding ZIP family metal transporter → MGITEEVGVVNRESVPWLGVAGTGALVCLSVVGAAAGLWKVLVVGWVAFVAMAGGAIVGSRSATADTHAERLVWGYGLASGAMVTSASVFLVPQAIGYDPRIGGFGIAAGLLAGYAGHTVGHRFAHRDLPMETTTAQLTAHSLTAGIVIGTVYTLLPDLGLLLGLGIVSHKGPAGYAAARRLRRRDMSIGVVALPAAGVGIAALLAGLLEPPSSLAVSAAVFGFAAGLFLHVAMDFLPECEVGGEVGEVAALTGDDHALLDRLRVHAVASTAVGAGSVCLAWLAIAA, encoded by the coding sequence ATGGGCATTACCGAGGAGGTTGGGGTCGTCAATCGTGAGTCGGTTCCGTGGCTCGGTGTCGCTGGCACGGGTGCGCTCGTGTGCCTCTCGGTCGTCGGGGCGGCAGCGGGCCTCTGGAAGGTACTCGTCGTCGGGTGGGTTGCGTTCGTCGCGATGGCTGGCGGGGCGATCGTGGGATCGCGCTCGGCGACCGCCGACACCCACGCCGAGCGCCTGGTCTGGGGGTATGGCCTCGCGAGCGGCGCGATGGTCACGAGCGCCTCGGTCTTCCTCGTTCCGCAGGCGATCGGGTACGACCCACGGATCGGCGGGTTCGGGATCGCGGCCGGGCTGCTCGCGGGCTACGCCGGCCACACCGTCGGCCACCGGTTCGCCCACCGCGATCTCCCAATGGAAACCACGACCGCCCAGCTCACCGCCCACTCGCTCACGGCCGGGATCGTTATCGGTACGGTCTACACCCTGCTGCCCGATCTCGGGCTCCTGCTCGGATTGGGGATCGTCTCGCACAAGGGCCCCGCGGGCTACGCCGCCGCGCGGCGGCTTCGACGGCGGGACATGTCGATCGGCGTGGTCGCGCTCCCGGCGGCCGGGGTGGGGATCGCGGCGCTGCTGGCGGGCCTCCTCGAACCGCCGTCGTCGCTGGCGGTCTCGGCGGCAGTCTTCGGGTTCGCCGCCGGACTGTTCCTCCACGTCGCGATGGACTTCCTGCCGGAGTGTGAGGTCGGCGGTGAGGTCGGCGAGGTGGCGGCGCTCACCGGCGACGACCACGCGCTGCTCGACCGGCTCCGGGTTCACGCGGTGGCGAGCACGGCGGTCGGCGCGGGCTCGGTGTGTCTCGCGTGGCTGGCGATCGCCGCCTGA
- a CDS encoding phytoene/squalene synthase family protein — MVDETQLAESKAIHRRTGTTFYVATRLLPERVRHATYVLYAFFRVTDEIVDDPNGPPPDVQRAELDRIREAALGREETDDQVLVAFSELRERYGIPDEVVVEFVDAMATDITKRRYETDEELETYMGGSAAAVGEMMTVVMDPDDPETARPHARALGEAFQLSNFLRDVGEDIVERDRIYLPETTLDEHGVSEGQIERREMDEAFAAAVASELERTEERYREGVAGIKYLPEDCQFPVLLAAVLYADHHRLIRAHDYDVLSTTPELSTARKLSLLARTRWHWLWNKDPEAVFAKVSTVPMPGAARPDSGMGEPRPMG, encoded by the coding sequence ATGGTTGACGAAACGCAGCTCGCGGAAAGCAAGGCGATCCACCGCCGTACGGGGACTACGTTCTACGTCGCGACGCGGCTGCTCCCCGAGCGCGTCCGGCACGCCACGTACGTCCTGTACGCCTTCTTCCGCGTCACCGACGAGATCGTCGACGACCCGAACGGCCCGCCGCCGGACGTCCAGCGTGCGGAGCTCGACCGTATCCGCGAGGCGGCGCTCGGTCGGGAGGAGACCGACGACCAGGTGCTCGTGGCGTTCAGCGAGCTCCGCGAGCGCTACGGGATCCCCGACGAAGTGGTCGTGGAGTTCGTCGACGCGATGGCGACCGACATCACGAAACGCCGATACGAGACCGACGAGGAGCTCGAAACCTACATGGGCGGGTCGGCGGCCGCAGTCGGGGAGATGATGACCGTCGTGATGGATCCCGACGATCCAGAGACCGCGAGGCCACACGCCCGCGCGCTCGGCGAGGCGTTCCAGCTCTCCAATTTCCTTCGGGACGTCGGCGAGGACATCGTCGAGCGCGACCGGATCTACCTCCCCGAAACGACGCTCGACGAACACGGCGTCTCGGAGGGCCAGATCGAGCGCCGCGAGATGGACGAGGCGTTCGCCGCCGCGGTGGCGAGCGAGCTCGAACGCACCGAGGAGCGCTACCGTGAAGGTGTCGCCGGGATCAAGTACCTCCCAGAGGACTGTCAGTTCCCTGTACTGCTCGCGGCCGTGCTCTACGCCGACCACCACCGGCTGATCCGCGCACACGACTACGACGTGCTCTCGACGACGCCCGAACTCTCCACGGCGCGAAAGCTCTCCCTGCTCGCGCGCACCAGGTGGCACTGGCTGTGGAACAAGGACCCCGAGGCGGTGTTCGCGAAGGTCAGCACCGTGCCGATGCCCGGTGCGGCGCGGCCGGACTCTGGGATGGGCGAGCCACGCCCGATGGGCTGA
- a CDS encoding transcription factor S: MQFCDECGSMMHGDGDEMVCADCGERVPKDTERAASFVSTESQTDDDVIETSEDAADEGKPTAEVDCDECGNDRAWYTIKQTGSADEPPTRFFKCTECGHRWRGYS, from the coding sequence ATGCAGTTCTGTGACGAGTGCGGGTCGATGATGCACGGGGACGGCGACGAGATGGTGTGTGCCGACTGCGGTGAGCGCGTGCCGAAGGATACCGAACGTGCAGCGTCGTTCGTGAGCACCGAGTCCCAGACCGACGACGACGTGATCGAGACCAGCGAGGACGCCGCCGACGAGGGCAAACCCACCGCCGAGGTCGACTGCGACGAGTGCGGGAACGATCGCGCGTGGTACACCATCAAGCAGACCGGCTCCGCCGACGAGCCACCGACGCGATTCTTCAAGTGCACCGAGTGTGGTCACCGCTGGCGGGGATACAGCTGA
- a CDS encoding redoxin domain-containing protein, whose translation MPETGDAAPDFTAKLAGDEPAEFTLSEQFGEAPLVLAFFPGAFTPPCTNEMVAFQDDLDALRETGATLYGISADSPFSQAAFRDEHGLEFDLVSDMDRDAIDAYDVNLDIDDLGLQGVAERAIFVVNGDGEITYSWVADDPTNEPDYDEVHRAAESAA comes from the coding sequence ATGCCCGAAACAGGTGACGCCGCTCCCGACTTCACCGCAAAGCTCGCCGGCGACGAGCCGGCAGAATTCACCCTCTCGGAACAGTTCGGCGAGGCTCCGCTCGTGCTCGCCTTCTTCCCCGGCGCGTTCACGCCACCGTGTACGAACGAGATGGTCGCCTTTCAGGACGATCTCGACGCCCTCCGCGAAACCGGGGCGACGCTGTACGGGATCAGCGCCGACTCGCCGTTCTCCCAGGCCGCGTTCCGGGACGAGCACGGTCTCGAGTTCGACCTCGTGAGCGACATGGATCGGGACGCCATCGACGCCTACGACGTGAACCTCGACATCGACGACCTCGGCCTCCAGGGCGTGGCCGAGCGCGCGATCTTCGTCGTCAACGGTGACGGCGAGATCACGTACTCGTGGGTCGCCGACGACCCGACCAACGAACCGGACTACGACGAGGTTCACCGGGCTGCCGAGTCGGCAGCGTAA
- a CDS encoding aldo/keto reductase, whose product MQQITVGGTTVPALGFGTSGMDTDDERYRAISAALDAGYRHIDTAQMYDSESAVGDAIRDADVDREEVFVTTKLLGENRAHDAVIESTRDSLDRLDTEYVDLLLIHSPDQEVTHEETLDAMNELVDEGAVENVGVSNFSVEETRAAIEHSDEPLLTNQVEYNVHERRDDLLSLCLDEDVMLTAYSPLGVGDCLDDETLVGIADDHDRTPAQVALRWLLQQPLVSPIPRSSNPEHVRANADVFDFELSADEMRDLFAVGGDLDDDLAAKLGV is encoded by the coding sequence ATGCAACAGATCACCGTGGGTGGCACGACGGTGCCCGCACTCGGCTTCGGCACGTCGGGGATGGACACCGACGACGAGCGCTACCGGGCGATCTCGGCCGCGCTCGACGCGGGCTACCGCCATATCGACACCGCACAGATGTACGACAGCGAGTCCGCGGTCGGCGACGCGATCCGCGACGCCGACGTCGATCGCGAGGAGGTGTTCGTCACCACGAAGCTGTTGGGCGAGAACCGCGCCCACGACGCGGTGATCGAGTCGACCCGTGACAGCCTCGATCGGCTCGATACCGAGTACGTCGATCTCCTGCTGATCCACTCGCCCGATCAGGAGGTGACTCACGAGGAGACTCTCGACGCGATGAACGAACTGGTCGACGAGGGTGCGGTGGAGAACGTCGGCGTCTCGAACTTCTCGGTCGAGGAGACCCGTGCGGCGATCGAGCACTCCGACGAGCCGCTCCTCACGAACCAGGTGGAGTACAACGTCCACGAGCGCCGGGACGACCTGCTCTCGCTCTGTCTCGACGAGGACGTGATGCTCACCGCGTACAGCCCGCTCGGGGTCGGCGATTGTCTCGACGACGAGACGCTCGTGGGGATCGCCGACGACCACGACCGGACGCCTGCCCAGGTCGCGCTCCGGTGGCTGCTCCAACAACCGCTGGTGTCGCCGATCCCGAGATCGTCGAACCCCGAGCACGTCCGGGCGAACGCCGACGTGTTCGACTTCGAGCTCTCGGCCGACGAGATGCGCGACCTGTTCGCCGTCGGTGGCGATCTCGACGACGATCTCGCCGCGAAGCTCGGGGTGTAG
- a CDS encoding NUDIX hydrolase has protein sequence MTYREINLEEIERRRDRLFDRFGEAPVRERHDTPDADGFEEWIEMSTAGYIGSAYALVRRSPEQLPELTESMAVDGDERVLLVLGRGGSKWGVPGGGQEDDETMEETAHREVAEEVGISISLTGLNHLRHEIATCERYDERLHVLRVFFHAEYESGSIAIQPGELNGAAWFADPPSADRLLPSTKRLLEE, from the coding sequence ATGACGTATCGAGAGATCAACCTCGAAGAAATCGAGCGCCGGCGCGATCGACTGTTCGATCGCTTCGGCGAAGCGCCCGTTCGTGAGCGTCACGATACACCGGACGCCGATGGATTCGAGGAGTGGATCGAGATGTCCACTGCCGGCTACATCGGGAGTGCGTACGCGCTCGTTCGACGGTCCCCGGAACAGTTACCCGAACTCACCGAGTCGATGGCCGTCGACGGCGACGAGCGCGTGCTCCTCGTTCTGGGACGGGGCGGATCGAAGTGGGGCGTGCCTGGCGGCGGGCAGGAGGACGACGAGACGATGGAGGAGACTGCCCACCGGGAAGTGGCCGAGGAAGTCGGGATCTCGATCTCCCTGACGGGACTGAACCACCTGCGCCACGAGATCGCCACCTGCGAGAGGTACGACGAGCGCCTCCACGTGCTCCGCGTGTTCTTCCACGCCGAGTACGAGAGCGGCTCGATCGCGATCCAGCCGGGCGAACTCAACGGGGCTGCGTGGTTCGCCGATCCGCCGAGCGCCGATCGGTTGCTGCCATCCACGAAACGATTGCTCGAAGAGTGA
- a CDS encoding DUF7553 family protein produces the protein MTRDRLRTAGELLTDASHDADGDLRERIEGLAEQLDDLADADRGPDHGRIARMENALNEIEAQLDGDARENVRAAHEHLSEYRSTVSGV, from the coding sequence ATGACACGCGATCGACTCCGGACCGCCGGGGAACTGCTGACCGACGCGAGCCACGACGCCGACGGCGACCTGCGCGAGCGTATCGAGGGGCTCGCCGAGCAGCTCGACGACCTCGCCGACGCCGACCGCGGCCCCGACCACGGCCGGATCGCCCGGATGGAGAACGCGCTCAACGAGATCGAGGCCCAGCTCGACGGCGACGCCCGGGAGAACGTTCGGGCCGCTCACGAACACCTCAGCGAGTACCGTTCGACGGTCAGCGGCGTCTAG
- a CDS encoding phytoene desaturase family protein, with the protein MESLSGGTSTAAVGSDGPLAGQSIAVVGSGFGGLSTACYLADAGADVTVLEKNDQLGGRASQFETEGFRFDMGPSWYMMPDVFERFFGHFDRETADYYGLSRLDPHYRVFFKDGDRVDLTPDRDQVRATFESYEDGAAAKFDEYLKQSESTYQAAMDRFVYTDRPRLRDWVDSEVFRSAPVGLNLLRSMEGHVSNYFEHPKLQQIMQYTLVFLGGSPKNTPALYTMMSHVDFNLGVYYPEGGFGGVVDGIAELARELGVAFETGAEVTEITRRREEFLVDTVAGTHRPDSVVSDADYAHTEQELLPEHERQYSEDYWDDRTLAPSAFLLYLGVEGDVEPLAHHTLVLPTDWDGHFAQIFDEPAWPDDPAYYLCVPSKTDDTVAPDGHSNLFALVPIAPGLDDSAETRERYRETVLDDIATNTGVDLEDRIVVEKTFSVSDFAERYNSRQGTALGLAHTLRQTALFRPPHRSEAVPNLYFTGSYTTPGIGVPMCLISGEHAANAVIDDHR; encoded by the coding sequence ATGGAATCGCTCTCGGGCGGAACGAGTACAGCAGCGGTGGGGTCGGACGGCCCGCTCGCCGGGCAGTCGATCGCCGTAGTCGGCAGTGGCTTCGGCGGGCTGTCGACGGCGTGCTATCTCGCCGATGCGGGGGCCGACGTCACCGTGCTCGAAAAGAACGATCAGCTGGGTGGGCGCGCCTCCCAGTTCGAGACCGAGGGCTTCCGGTTCGACATGGGACCGTCGTGGTACATGATGCCCGACGTGTTCGAACGCTTTTTCGGCCACTTCGACAGGGAGACGGCCGACTACTACGGCCTCTCCCGACTCGATCCCCACTATCGCGTGTTCTTCAAGGACGGCGATCGGGTGGATCTCACGCCCGACCGCGATCAGGTTCGGGCGACCTTCGAATCCTACGAGGACGGCGCAGCCGCGAAGTTCGACGAGTATCTGAAGCAAAGCGAATCGACTTACCAGGCCGCGATGGATCGGTTCGTCTACACCGATCGGCCCCGCCTGCGGGACTGGGTCGACAGCGAGGTGTTCCGGTCCGCGCCGGTCGGGCTGAACCTGCTGCGCTCGATGGAGGGGCACGTCTCGAACTACTTCGAGCACCCGAAGCTCCAGCAGATCATGCAGTACACCCTCGTCTTTCTCGGCGGGTCGCCGAAGAACACGCCCGCGCTCTACACCATGATGAGCCACGTCGACTTCAACCTCGGCGTCTACTACCCCGAAGGCGGGTTCGGCGGCGTCGTCGACGGGATCGCCGAACTCGCCCGCGAACTCGGCGTCGCGTTCGAGACCGGCGCGGAGGTCACCGAGATCACCCGGCGACGCGAGGAGTTCCTCGTCGATACCGTAGCGGGAACCCATCGCCCGGATTCGGTGGTGAGCGACGCCGACTACGCCCACACCGAGCAGGAACTCCTGCCCGAACACGAACGCCAGTACTCGGAAGACTACTGGGACGATCGGACGCTCGCGCCCTCCGCCTTCCTCCTCTATCTCGGCGTCGAAGGCGATGTCGAACCGCTCGCCCACCACACCCTCGTGCTGCCGACCGACTGGGACGGCCACTTCGCCCAGATCTTCGACGAGCCGGCGTGGCCCGACGATCCGGCGTACTACCTGTGTGTTCCCTCGAAGACCGACGACACCGTCGCGCCCGACGGTCACTCGAACCTCTTTGCATTGGTCCCCATCGCACCGGGACTCGACGATTCGGCAGAGACGAGGGAGCGCTACCGCGAGACCGTGCTCGACGACATCGCGACGAATACGGGTGTGGACCTCGAAGACCGGATCGTGGTCGAGAAGACGTTCTCGGTCTCTGACTTCGCCGAACGGTACAACAGCCGACAGGGGACCGCACTCGGGCTCGCCCACACCCTCCGCCAGACCGCGCTGTTCCGACCGCCGCACCGTTCGGAGGCCGTCCCGAACCTCTACTTCACCGGCTCGTACACCACCCCAGGGATCGGCGTCCCGATGTGTCTGATCAGCGGCGAGCACGCCGCGAACGCCGTGATCGACGATCACCGATGA